The DNA window GGagaattttttaatttctaagACATCCCTCTTTCTTTGACATATGTGAAGTTGCACAAAGGTGACGCAAATCCTTTCAAACAAGTCATATTTGAGGTATTTTTGCTGGTAAAATTATCCCATAAACTGTAAGCGTATGATGTTTATTTACACCCCAAACTGATGAATCTGGATTACATGCACTGGCCTAGAAATGTCACCTattttatttagatttagacTTTCTATACCTCTGTACAACATGACAGGgtcctttgtttttttcctgtctgtACATCTGAGATTTTAGTTCAGTTAAATGTTACACTAGACTTctgttgatttctttttttccactgctCTGGTGCAGCAGTTCTGTGCAGTGCATCCAGTCTCCATTTTAATGAGATTCtcaaatggcttttttttagcaaaacagAGTGTGAAAGGAGTTGTTTTCAAGCATTTTGGGGAGAAGGTGTTACAGAGTTATTGTCAGGTAAAAATGCTGCAGTGGTCAGAGTGTGAGTGGTGTTTTTGTCCTGCAATTCACCTGAGTTCACCTGCTTCTCCTGGACTCAGATGCATTTTCACATTAAGAATTAAGATCTTTACAGCCCCAgtgaggaggtttttttttaagtaaagtCATATAAGCTGTGCATATGTGATGTACTGAATGTATGCATGCAGAAGGAAATTTTTGTCACATACTTAACTGCATTGCCATTCAGAGAAGCTTAACACCAATTCTGATATTTAGTTAAACTGACATTCTCTTCAGCTATGGcatgaacccccccccccccttttttttttacgttaaccttttttacatttctgtgtgtCCATATTTACTTCAAACATGTATGTGTCCTCACTGAATCAGATCAGGGTTTCTGTAAATTAAACTGAGCCCCAAAATATCTGCACTTCGTTTCCTATTTTCCAAAGATGCATGAATGTTTTTGGACAGAAGGTTAAAATCACATCATTGTTAAAAGGGGTTCTGAAAGCATCTCCTCCCAGGGGGAGTGTGCCCCTGAACCACTTAGTATTTCTGGAAGAATGATGCCCTGTAAAAGAATTTTGCTCCGCAGAGAAGAGCACATGCATGCCACAGCTGAGGTGGGTTTTGGTCATGGCATGCCAAGGGTTCATGTTTTGGCCTGAATCACAAAAGTGACAGAAGAGCTACACTTAACATGCACCAGAAAGCCTTCagagtctctctctctcgccaATCAACTGATGTGGTGATAAAAGCCAAATGAAATAGTGGGTGGGGGGAAAAAGCACTGTGGCAGAATTTAGCTTACCTTTCAAGTTTTGAAATTCACGTTCCAGCTTTTTCCTCAGCTCAACTTGCTCTAAGAGCTGCTTCTGTAGTTCCTCtaaaaaaaagcagacaaaaataGAGGACGTTGGAGGAGGACAGGTACAGCAGGCTTTTGCATCATCTTCCTTCTAGGACAGTTTTctatttttaatgacagtgaTGAGGACACCATCATCATTTACAGTCACTATTCAGAGCAGGTCTTCCTGGGCCtgcagtcaaaaaaaaaagttgtctttatatatatatatattttttttttttgggacacATGCTAAAGAATTTCCCTTAAGGCAAaacatagaaataaaaataactggAGGAATTGTCCAACTTTCTTTAAATTCAGTAAAAAATGTCTTAATTATTATAAAGTCtaaatttataataataatgataataatgttttttaagAGGCTTATTATCTGCCAATTATTTTATCTAACAGTAAGACATGGTCTTACCTTTTGCCAGACTTTCTATGGCTCTTTGTGTTGGCAGAGCTCTGGCTGGCGCGTCCTCGCCTGaatgcacagaaaataaattatattttcctATCTGCAATAAAGTAGACCCATTTTtctgtactttttttaaaaaaaaaaagttttttaacaGAGGAAAATAAATCCTAATCGCTGACCTCGGTGTAACTTACCCTCATCCGGCTCTCGCTGGGTTTCCTCGCTGCTTTGTTCATTAAAAGATTTCGTTTCGATCTCCTCCACTGTAGAAGACGGCTCCTCTTTACTTGCACTCTCATCTTAAGAGAAAATAAATCGATGTAACGTTTacccccttttcttttttcttttctttttttccttaaagCGAAATGCTTTTacaaaagcataaaaaaaatgtctaacCATTTGTTGTAAGTACTCCAGTCTGGTAATTCGCAGGTCTGAACTGATACGGACTGCTCCTTTGTTGCAGCTCACCCCTCTCCGGTGTGTACacctaaagaaaacacaatcaCCACTTCTTTGAGCTCTTAAAAATTACAAGAGGCTTTGTAGAATAAttataaacaattaaaataaattctaaaaataataattaaaaatatactTAATGCTGAagtgtatatatttttatttaaagggttgatttatattttttcctAAATGTTGTGAACATGCTGTTTGTTGCTACTGTTACACTGTTTAAacataaaagacacatttccccacaataacacacagatttatctgttttaaaaaatacacacaagtcAAGGAAAGAAACCCACTTGCAGGAAACTTTTAGAGAAATATTACAGCTTGTATTTATCGCCAGTGTTTCTCACTTATAAGTCACTCACTTCAGTGAAAGACGCAGCTATGAGGGTTTCTGATAAGTGCTTGttctgcagttctctgtcagAGGACTGGGCCACGTGCACGCTCATTTTCTGGGAATCAACCACACTGCTCTCCTGCAGGCTCTTGGAGTCTGAGTCGTTTGGGGAAACACTGTGAGCCAAGCCGGGAGGAGTCCGGGGACACACCGAGGACAGAGGCCggcagccctcctcctcctctggtgtTTTATTTGTCTCCACATCCACGTCCGGGTCACCGTCGCTGTCCACGCAGGGGGACATGGAGCGATAACTTGAGCTCTCACTTAAAAAATCGGGCGATAAATAGCCGGTGCGACACCCGTTGTACGCGCCTCTGTTGCCGTACAGCTTGGCGATGCAGTCGGCGTCTTTAATGACGGGTCTGAACGCGGAGACGTAGCTGATTTTCCGGGGCGCGAGGGTCATCCCCTCCAGCGGCCTCGCCTCGTCTCCTGACTTGTCGTCTTCGTTACGCGTGGACTGAGTGCTGGAGCACCGGTCGTTTTCAACCATGCTGTCTTTGGATGTGTTGGTGCTGCGGTCGCTGTGCTCAGATATGTCCATGTCAGTCTGTCTGGGGGGACACAGCAGCTCTGGTGGGGGTTTGTGCTGAGTCTGGGGGTACGGAGGCATGGGCAGCGCGCCCGCCGCGGGCCAGAACATGGGGAAGGAGTGGTAGGCGCTGTCCTTGGTACCAGGCCACAGGACACCTGGGAGGCCCGCTTTGCTCTGCTCTCCCATCATACTGTCGTCTTTCTTCTGGCACAGGCCGAAAGCTGGGAAGCCGTACGGATGAGGGAAGAGCGGTGGTGGGATCTTCTGCAGCATCCCAAAACCTTTACTGGGCACCGGGATGACCGGGTAGCTGCGTGTGCTCGTCATACCGCCCCGGTTGTCCTCGCAGCTGAGGATTTTTGCAGGGATCTCGGGTGAGTCTCGGGGACGGTTGTGTGATTTTAAGGAAGAGCCATGATCTGACCCGCTGCCTGGCAGCGTCCTCTTGCGACTGCCCCCATTGAACATGGCCTTCACATCTTCCCATGCGTGTTGAATATCTACCGCAGTGCCTTTATCTGATAATTTCAGATGCCGCCTCCAAGAATTAAAATTAGCTGCATCTGGTTGCGTGTACTTGGACTCTGGCGTGCGATGTGAATGAAATATGAATTTATTTGGAGAAAAATACATGTTGCAATAGGAGCACTTGATGCACTTGGCCCTGGAGCTGTTGTATCTGGCCGGGATGAAGTTGCCTCGACTCCCCCACGCGCATTCGTGGGAAACATCAAAAGCAAAATTTTCTGGAAGTTTAGGCGGCGCATGAGCTCCCAGGAACGACTTACAAAGTCTCTCGGCCTCCCGTTTAGTGATCATCCCGCAGCGCCTGGAGGAGATTGGCATCGCACCGGCCCTCCGCAGGATCTCCAGCTGGACAGGGGTGCACTGGACGCAGGTGATCCCCAGCGCCACGCGTCGATTGTGTATCTCGTTATAGCTGTAAGTCTTCAGCAGCGTGTTAGATATCTGTGCAAGGCAAAGTCTCTCCTGGCCATCTATCACCAAAGACACGATCGGTATTCCGTACAGCACCGTCTCCCCGACCTGGTTGGGCTTCAGGTTCTTGGTGCTTGGGTAGGAAAGTTCTTGTTTGGAGCTTGGCGAGGAGCTGGAGTCTCGTCCCGCAGGTATGGAGTCCATCCTTGTAGGCCTGGAGGCTGCGGGGGCGACGTTTGACATTAAAATGTGAGATGTggtcaaagtaaaaacagctTCAAATAGAGCTTTGTAATAATCATTTAATGGAGGCTGATAGCAGATAGTTCAAtctgataaaaagaaaaagggtgGGCATGCATTTACAGgcctttatcttttttttttaaataaagttgcatggaggtttttatttttagactaATCGCTAAGAATAAAAACAGACCCTGAATAAGAAATATGACTGTAATATGTCGACTGGCGATTGATATAGTACTTAAAACTCTGTTAACATCACGCCTAAATTCTAAATAAGTCCACCTTATAATTCCAACAAACTGTGCGTAAAAACGTTTTAATAGAAGGACGGAAGtcatgacacaaacacagactgcaCTACTGTCGAAATCAGTTTCCCAAACTCACCTTCAATGTCCGCGCAGCTCCCCTCCGTCGTGAATGAGAAAGCTGTGATCAAGTGAAAGTCGGAGCGATCACAAGTCTATAGTCTGAGTTGGAGGATGTAAAGGTGTTTGCTTTAGGAGTGGGACGCAGTTGTCCGTGCAGCACCGCCTCCCTCCTGCTCACTGTGCCTCCTATCTCTCTCTGCTCCGCTGTCGGTGTGTGCGGATGGTTTGTGTTGCGccacaagcagcagcagcagcagcagcagcgtccaCATGGCAGGCAAACTGTAGTAGGTACAGCCCCCTCTACGACACACACAGCAATCAAGTGACGGCAAAACTTATGGCGAGGcactcccactctctctctctctctctctctctctctctcacacacacacacacacacacacacacacacacacacacacacacacacacacacagtctgcatTAACTATGGATTCATGACCAATGAAGATGGTTTGGAGTGTTTAGTCTTATAGCAGCCTGCAGGTCTGCACATACGGACACAATGTTGTCTATCATCAAATAATAAAACTAACTAAAGACGTTGTTAAATGCAGCCTATATGTTTAAATACACTCTGAattatttaaatgcattaaTCTTTCATTACTCCGCAGCCTATTGTGTCCAACATAATGCATTTAATTAATtcttttgcatttaaaaaaacgcAATGTTCCTGACATTATGCACGGAGGAGGCTGCAGTGGGATTTGGCATTCcgctaaaaaaaacagcagggaCCCACCGACACATTGTTGTGTGCATGAAGTCAGGGCCCGAATACGGCGTGCAGGCCTTCAACATGTGCCGAGTTCCCACGGATTCATCGCTTACAAGCTACACCTCGCCTACATGCGTTTTGACAATAAGCAGCTGCTCCAAAGGTCACCGTGTGATCTGCGCTCAGATTTTTCTTTCTCGAGctgaaaggaggaaaaaaaaaggatcagacAGAGGAACAATGTCTCGCGCCATAAGCGACGGACGTTTAACTTTTTAAAGTCAATAAAGCTTTGGGTGAAGCGTTTTCATCTGGCAGCACGCGCGGCGCCCAGCGCTGATGTAATATTGATGAAGGTAACAGGACACGTTCCTGTTGGTCCTATTGACTTCAGTGGGACTGAGCTAATGACAATTTGTCCATAATTATTCAGTCATTTCGAGAGAGGAAGATGTTTGAAAACAGGCGGCACCCATATATCTGGCGCGTAATttggaaataataataatatgtctGGTTTATTAAAGCAATAATTTGATCCTAAATGCAAAAatatcatcatgtttttttgtcacatggtatttaaaaatgaaaatgtgaaacctttatttttttcttcagctgaaatagaaaaaatataataaaaaatgattacaaaatgatacttttaccattttttttttttttacagtaaaatgGTCATTTTACAACCGCTGATTTATTTTCCTGTTGGATTAAACATCTTAGATCAATGTCAAAAACATGCAGTAAAATCTAaatatgaaaatgcattttgctTGAGAGCAGAAGTCCATGTCAGTGAACAGACGGTGGTCCCACTTGAGGCGTCTCCTCACGTCAAAAGCGCAAATTCAAATCGAGCAGCCATCTCCTCCATCTGCCTATCCATCGATTATTGAACGGGTATGGGCTGTTACACCTCGACTGTCATCAACACCAACATCTTAATTAAAAGTCATTGTTGCCTTAAGATAAATCCAAAGCTCTATTGACAGTGTGAACAACTCCAACTGGAGTGACCCGAAATGCCTTTTCAACCAAAGAGAGTGCAAATAAACCCTTGAAATTCAGATTCATATTTTCCAACTAATTGCAACATTCACAGACTCACTCAGTGAAGTAGTGTACTATGACTGCCTGCATAAGGAAATGAGAAAAGTAACCCAAAAAGTCAGTGAGGTCATTATCAGGCTCGTGCTTCCTCTACCTTTTTTTGTGCAAGAGAGAACAGCTCATTTAAAAGTGTGTCTGCATTAATCACAGTGCTGCATCAAAGTATGATAATCACCTGAACACTCTATTAAAATAAAAGTGCCAGCCCAGGGGAAATCTTACCTTACTCTTTAATTGTTTTGAGGCTTTGATAGGCTTTTTAATCTAAGATTAATTTATGCATTCTTAAATAACTCTACATATGATTAATAAGCTTGAAAATTAAAAGGAGACTGAAGCAATTATAACAAGTGGTTGGTCATCACCTCATTAGATGGTATTAGAAAgatgcagtttgtgtgtgtgtgtgaatgtgtgtgtgtgtgtgtgtgtgtgtgtgagagagagagagagagagagaaggagagagagagagagtgtgtgtgtgtgtttgcctgatTGGGTATCACAAAAATTAACAGTGGAAGGGTAAGAGTGGAGCAGAATGTGGAGAGACTGAAGACAATCACAGGAAAAGTGCTGCTGGCTAATTATTCTGGATCTTTCTAATCTGCTCTCTATGACTGGATGAGTCACAGTCGTTTATTAGAAACTTGATGTGATACATGACTTATTCTAACTGACCTACTGTCAGTTATAGCTGCA is part of the Epinephelus lanceolatus isolate andai-2023 chromosome 5, ASM4190304v1, whole genome shotgun sequence genome and encodes:
- the skor1b gene encoding SKI family transcriptional corepressor 1 homolog-B isoform X1 — protein: MDSIPAGRDSSSSPSSKQELSYPSTKNLKPNQVGETVLYGIPIVSLVIDGQERLCLAQISNTLLKTYSYNEIHNRRVALGITCVQCTPVQLEILRRAGAMPISSRRCGMITKREAERLCKSFLGAHAPPKLPENFAFDVSHECAWGSRGNFIPARYNSSRAKCIKCSYCNMYFSPNKFIFHSHRTPESKYTQPDAANFNSWRRHLKLSDKGTAVDIQHAWEDVKAMFNGGSRKRTLPGSGSDHGSSLKSHNRPRDSPEIPAKILSCEDNRGGMTSTRSYPVIPVPSKGFGMLQKIPPPLFPHPYGFPAFGLCQKKDDSMMGEQSKAGLPGVLWPGTKDSAYHSFPMFWPAAGALPMPPYPQTQHKPPPELLCPPRQTDMDISEHSDRSTNTSKDSMVENDRCSSTQSTRNEDDKSGDEARPLEGMTLAPRKISYVSAFRPVIKDADCIAKLYGNRGAYNGCRTGYLSPDFLSESSSYRSMSPCVDSDGDPDVDVETNKTPEEEEGCRPLSSVCPRTPPGLAHSVSPNDSDSKSLQESSVVDSQKMSVHVAQSSDRELQNKHLSETLIAASFTEVYTPERGELQQRSSPYQFRPANYQTGVLTTNDESASKEEPSSTVEEIETKSFNEQSSEETQREPDEGEDAPARALPTQRAIESLAKEELQKQLLEQVELRKKLEREFQNLKDNFQDQMKRELSYREEMVQQLHIVREAHDALHHFSCKMLTPRHCSGSCTFKSPLLPP
- the skor1b gene encoding SKI family transcriptional corepressor 1 homolog-B isoform X2, translating into MDSIPAGRDSSSSPSSKQELSYPSTKNLKPNQVGETVLYGIPIVSLVIDGQERLCLAQISNTLLKTYSYNEIHNRRVALGITCVQCTPVQLEILRRAGAMPISSRRCGMITKREAERLCKSFLGAHAPPKLPENFAFDVSHECAWGSRGNFIPARYNSSRAKCIKCSYCNMYFSPNKFIFHSHRTPESKYTQPDAANFNSWRRHLKLSDKGTAVDIQHAWEDVKAMFNGGSRKRTLPGSGSDHGSSLKSHNRPRDSPEIPAKILSCEDNRGGMTSTRSYPVIPVPSKGFGMLQKIPPPLFPHPYGFPAFGLCQKKDDSMMGEQSKAGLPGVLWPGTKDSAYHSFPMFWPAAGALPMPPYPQTQHKPPPELLCPPRQTDMDISEHSDRSTNTSKDSMVENDRCSSTQSTRNEDDKSGDEARPLEGMTLAPRKISYVSAFRPVIKDADCIAKLYGNRGAYNGCRTGYLSPDFLSESSSYRSMSPCVDSDGDPDVDVETNKTPEEEEGCRPLSSVCPRTPPGLAHSVSPNDSDSKSLQESSVVDSQKMSVHVAQSSDRELQNKHLSETLIAASFTEVYTPERGELQQRSSPYQFRPANYQTGVLTTNDESASKEEPSSTVEEIETKSFNEQSSEETQREPDEGEDAPARALPTQRAIESLAKEELQKQLLEQVELRKKLEREFQNLKDNFQDQMKRELSYREEMVQQLHIVRAHDALHHFSCKMLTPRHCSGSCTFKSPLLPP